The genomic region TTTGAAATGCGTCGGCTAAAATTTGCTTAAACTGCGCCATGGTGTCAGTTAAGTCACGATGATTTCTATCGCCATATGTACCTTCCATCATGACGACATCGGCGTGCTCAACAATCTCAGGATCGTTCATTAAAACGGTACCGTGTTTGCCTAAATCACCACTGTAAACTAATGTTTTTTTGCTTTCATGCTCTGTTATCGTTAACTTGCTAATGGCCGAGCCAAGAATATGACCAGCATCCAGTAACGTGGCATCAATGTCAGCAGATACCGAAAAGCGTTGTTTGTAGGCCATGGGGCGGCACAGTTTGAGTACATTTTCTATATCTTCTTTTGTGTATCCTTCATTTATGATGGGTTTTCCCTGTCGTTGATTTTTGCGGTTAATTCGCTTGAGGTCATTTTGATAAAGGCTGTAAGAATCGAACAACATGATCGGTAACAGTTGTGCCGTAGCTAACGTACAATATATCGGGCCTTTAAACCCTTCGTGCACTAACATGGGTAATCTGCCACTGTGATCGAGATGGGCATGAGAAAGAATCACTGCGTCTATCATCGCAGGATTAAAATCAAATGGCTCAGCTTCTAGATGACGTCGCACGCGACTGCCTTGATGTAGCCCACAGTCGAGTAATACGGTACTTTTGTTGGTTTTCAGTAAATGACACGAACCTGTAACTTCTTGGGCTGCGCCGTAACATGTTATGGTGGCCAATAGATGCTCCTGTTGTAACACAAAGTGATCGCATTATTTCCTGTAACTATAGCAGGGGAACTATGTTGCTAGATGATTAACTGCGCTAGAGTGTTAGCCGAGCAAAGGCATTTTAAACTAAGCTTTTAAGCTTAACGGTTTCAGCGATACGAAGTGTATGATCTATTTTCAATTGTAGTTTTGTTAGCGTCCTTCAAAAATAACGTCATTTACACCGCGATTTATACATGCCACAATCCAGCTAAACCTTATCTTTTTACTAATACATGGATTCACTTAACGTCGTTAACTTAGTTCAATCTGGCACAATAACAGTGGGTATATTAGGGGGCTTTTTGTTATGGCGAGTACAAGAGTTTAAAGGGATTGCTGTATTACTATGTCTTATCACAGCAGCGTGTTTGATAA from Thalassotalea sp. Sam97 harbors:
- a CDS encoding MBL fold metallo-hydrolase RNA specificity domain-containing protein; translated protein: MATITCYGAAQEVTGSCHLLKTNKSTVLLDCGLHQGSRVRRHLEAEPFDFNPAMIDAVILSHAHLDHSGRLPMLVHEGFKGPIYCTLATAQLLPIMLFDSYSLYQNDLKRINRKNQRQGKPIINEGYTKEDIENVLKLCRPMAYKQRFSVSADIDATLLDAGHILGSAISKLTITEHESKKTLVYSGDLGKHGTVLMNDPEIVEHADVVMMEGTYGDRNHRDLTDTMAQFKQILADAFQRGGNALIPAFAVGRTQELLLYLGKLQQNNELDDWTIFLDSPMAIEVTRIYDDWLTTLDCEGVQSLSTGDASLLKNFISSLHLTIEAEHSMAINNIKNHAIIIAGSGMCTGGRITHHFKHRIWDKRNTVIFVGYQAQGTPGRAIVDGVKYIKLFGETLQVNANIETLGGFSAHAGQQGLLDWLNHFSPAPRVVLVHGEADALDTLGHKIWQTLKIRAEIPMKGQVIAF